A section of the Verrucomicrobium sp. GAS474 genome encodes:
- a CDS encoding prepilin-type N-terminal cleavage/methylation domain-containing protein — protein MTISATGSSRSRPSCCRRRRGFTLLEICISLAVIAVLVGLSIPAFSGWMSEQKLRDPARHMEELARTARNRAIDTQRSWAVLIRPAELVLTLQPGEDFTDDQHQAFPDLSLPVADGVKVETKAWAEETFSAPAEVRWIFRPNGLCEPLTVRFTQGESQIALRFDPLTAEVAEETYAFH, from the coding sequence ATGACAATCTCGGCAACTGGAAGCAGTAGGAGCCGCCCAAGCTGCTGCCGCCGCCGCCGGGGCTTCACCCTGCTGGAGATCTGCATCTCCCTCGCCGTCATCGCCGTCCTCGTCGGCCTCTCGATCCCGGCCTTCTCCGGCTGGATGAGCGAGCAGAAACTCCGCGACCCCGCCCGCCACATGGAAGAACTCGCCCGCACCGCCCGGAACCGGGCGATCGACACGCAGCGGAGCTGGGCGGTCCTCATCCGCCCCGCCGAGCTCGTCCTCACCCTTCAGCCGGGCGAGGACTTCACTGACGACCAACACCAGGCCTTCCCCGACCTCTCCCTCCCCGTCGCCGACGGGGTGAAGGTCGAGACGAAGGCGTGGGCCGAGGAGACCTTCTCCGCTCCCGCCGAGGTCCGGTGGATCTTCCGCCCGAACGGCCTCTGCGAGCCGCTCACCGTCCGCTTCACGCAGGGGGAGTCGCAGATCGCGCTCCGCTTCGATCCCTTGACCGCCGAGGTGGCGGAGGAAACCTATGCGTTC